Genomic DNA from Solanum dulcamara chromosome 4, daSolDulc1.2, whole genome shotgun sequence:
gtctttgatttcaagtaagaattTCTTAGGATTTAATCTACGTTCTACTTAatgcatgaatcatgatttaacgattgattattggtctattttgatgtaatgtGACTTCAAATGCATGGATTGATTGATTGCAAGTATTTATCTACTTAGTTCCTAAAGGTTCTTGAGATTCATGGTGGTTGTTgaaagcttgatcttgaattgaTGAATTACATGGTATTTCTGCATGATTTTAAATACGTACATGTTGGAAAGTTGAGTTGGcatgaacccacctaatttcactctatttttcatgaaaatatgatttttaaagttatcgactccaattaaatatttatgaaagctaatgattatgattatggaagtctttgaatgaaagaattaaagaatgaaagaatgaatgttgGTGTGAGGCCTTCTCACCCAaattaatggattctttatgcggAAGGACATTTCTTGCAcacttgaatcactaaaggttttaaggatCTATTCTATCGAATCATGATTCGAAGTCTCAaactatatgtatgtttatgttattatgatatactATTCCGTGAGTTTGACTTACcaccgaatgaggcttgaggtggggttcaataagagaattctagtagcaacctcttgtttcattaactatgtgccaacataggagcccttgtaggctaggctaatggatccacaaatggtcagtaaatgataaagaaatgaatgttgacggagttctaccttggcaagtagtttTCCCTTCCAAAGTCGGGGGTTAcgttggatttcatgttatagctcacatgttCTTAATGTCAGTTATAGTCATCTCCCCacaaataaatttttcaaacgCTATTTacttgatttctcatgcatgcactcgcttatgtattttttctataaatatctTAATGTTTCTATCATTTTGCATGCATACATACGTAGTACATTAAaattactaatgcatacttttccCTATAcgttatcaccatgtagggaccggcgtACCTTCTCGTTCTccttcacgtggctagttgagattttgcttGAAGGTTACTTTTgatgagttcccatatttcgtgaataatactcctttatcatTCTAACTTATGAtgtgttgagatctttagacattTATTATAGCATTTCATTCTAGTTtggttgagggtgagctagtgTAAGACCTCAGAAGTCAAAAAGTTGAAAACCAAAGAGAAATCTTCAAAATGATGACTGGACCCAAGTTTACGATcatctctacgagtcgtagaagtttctacgacttgtagaaacAAGTTGTAGAAGAAGTCTTGGTAGTTGATCATAGACACCCTTAGAGGAAGGTCCTACAACTCGAGTTGACGATCTGTAAACTCCTAGACGACCTATAGAAACAACTCATAGATAGACTTTAGAAGGTAAGTTTCAGAAGTCCCTCAAGGTCAGGTCTACGACTTGACAAGATGGTCCATAGAAGTTGTTATGGGGTATTAGGAACAATTCGTAACTAAAGATCAGAGGCTCCCAAAGttgcaggttttgggacctgCAGAACGGACCaagtctacgacccgtagacaAGTTGACGGGTCGTAGAAATGACCCAtttgcaaacttcagagacatGATTTTCAGGTCTTTTCTAAAGTCTGCAGGATGAGTCACTTAGACGACTCGTCAGTCCTTCGACGACTCGTAGAAAGATATCCATAGGGTCAAACTTCGAATTTAATGAAGGGAATTTGTGTCATTTCCAAAGTTCgatttaatgaacctagacacttttatggccaagttcaaagtttaTATATATTCAGTTCTTCAAATTTCCCTCTTATTCAAGTCATTCTTCTAAGATTTCACGAAGGCAAGAACACAGTctttcaaggtttcttctttgagctaaaagctagggtttcataatttttcaaagatttcttctcaattctaagtGCATTCAgtcaaggtatatggggattgatccaagggtttctttcacccatagagtcccaatgttttcccaagctttcctttaattttaattgattatgaatcctagttttgatgaattgcattgggctaatttaatttcttttttagatattatcaatgatcattataagcatgttctcgtatgaattgcatgattttaagttgaattatgaatgcccttGCATAAAGGtactttcaagttatgattatgaaagttaaggatgattttatgagatgatcatgagtttaatgattttcaatgaaagtttctatgatttaaagttgagattatgattttaatgatgaaagttatgatgatgaacaaagttaagatcaaagaagttattatggtgtgataagtacaattctcacacaatcatattaaaaatggtgataaggacaattctcaccgaagttatgaatTAATCTTacgaatcactaaagttaatgagctagtCCTTATATgtttttaaagatggattaataagaagttactatctttccctactatgttatgatcatgttttaatgagtttttgttgagatattgactaagcaccgagagaactttaggtggggtttggtttGGTAACACAATTAGCTACCCCAGGAAATCtaagtagcaacctaaagtcccaaactacgttaccCACGtgggattgccttcatggcctagctagtggatccacatatagcacaattgagttgagttgagatgagtaccaTGATAGAGTATACCTTgtcaaggtagcctcccctttcTCGATGTGGAGAttatcggattccatgttatagctcgcatggtcttaagatgttggttaaaggtcttatcccacacaaaataaagttaagctatgagttctatgatgaagtttatgatatgcattgaccatgagtttcatatgttttcaaatgcttttaagtcttattcatgttcattatgattggtcatgcatcttatggtatATTATTTACGTTTCTTTACTTGTttatgcatacctcacatacttagtacattcaaacgtactaacgcatattttgcctatattatctcataatgtagggacaacgacactcacgaccattctattcgtggctagagttggttAGATATCAAGATTTGGCGAGTCCTCATCTTGTCAAGGACAATGACTTTTTACATATTGCTATTATTTTTGACTTCTTCTTATTGTTTGGGTGAACTAGGAgtttgtcctaagcccccatcaaagaatagactagaggcatgtatAGACGACTTATGATGTAGTCTGGTTGGATATCTATGGAGTTCATTTCCTTTAGTCCCATTcccttgagttgatttcttCTGCTTATTTGCTATGtttctttatcttatgtatggatgtatgctaagatgacttATGGTTGGAGTCTCTCGCATACCGATCATCGTGTcgcggcttggccctagttcggaTCGTGATAGCTAAGGACTTGTCTTAGGCCCCGGCAAGTCTAAAAgctagaggtattgttggacatatgtaagttgaagttTGACTATTACACTTCTTATTATGATGTTCCTCTTAGTCCCTCTTTCCCCTTTCTTTCCATTATTTATCtatcgtcattacctatgaaaggctaaatgactactaagaggcttgggtgaggtatctTTGGGTTCCTCACtcaccgtgtcacgtctaggccctaggcttggatcgtgacatctTCATCCTTAATCAGGAAAACTCTTCCAAGGATCTGTACCAAGCTATTGAGTCATTAATAAATAATGTTACCTCACATAAATAGTTCCAAATAAAAGGCAAGGAATCAAATTACCGTTCTAAACTTTAGATATATGCAAACATAAATCAGTTAATGTATTGagaaaaatataatcaaatcaGTAAAAGGAATTAAAGGCTTaggaatattgaactcctatttAATGAGACTTTGAGCAATGTGACGATCCTAATAGCTATTGGCCTGAGCATGTTTTTGGGCCAAAATGAGTTCCAAATGGAAACCAATACTCCAATTGTGTACACgaaatacacaaaaaaaataagtagaagATTAGAGAAATATTGTAAGTTTTTCGATTATATACATTTATACGATTGACTTCTGCTTCTATCCATTTAACCGTTGGGACACCATCGACAAATTTAATCAGTCTTAGAGGGATAGGAGCAATATTTTCTTGTGTAGGTACGATGGTGTGTTAACATTTTTCAAATCCAATAGATTGCGATTATCCAACACTGGTTATCGAGGTTGTAGGTCTTCTTTATTATCCAGTAGGGCTTTGGGATATGTCAATATATCAAAAGTGTTTGAGATGGGTAATGGTGGGAATCGGTTGGATGAAAGGAAAGGGGGATTGTTTACCACCGGGACTGATTGAGTGGCGGCCGACAAAGGCGGTGGCATGGTGGTGGATTAGGCCACAACGGGTTCCTTGGGGATGACAGAGAAGAGAGTAGCTCTGTGTCGAACTTAGTATCTTAgagaaaaaagattatttttttctatttaaattgCAAAAGCGCAAAAAATGTGAAATCTTCTCCAACGCTTACACTTCAATGACATTTAAAACGTGTAAAGTTCAAATAGTGAATAATAGGCTGGCTAGCTAGCTAGCAACTTCATAGTTGGATATAGGATAATGACCAGCTTTCTCGTCCTACAAAATCAATTGTATTAAATGAAACATTATCTTCCTAACTTTCCTGTCATTGGTTTTTCATTCCTAGACTTGCTCGTCTCTGCCACCTCCTTGTCTCCTTCATGTTCCAATCAACATCATATTTACCCTGAGTAAATCCCTTGGGAATTGATTCCATTCTCCAATTAAAATGTTGAACAGTATAATGGTCATGACCAAATTAATTAAAGTACCTATAGgctatatagtatatataaaattagGGAAACCCTAATAACCCTATGATCCACATGAATGATGTTAATATATATCCAACTTCTTTTCTTTGGATCCATTCAAAGGACATGATCATAAATGTCGATATATATTAATTCTCCAACCTATATATGTCTCACTAACAAGGGGTCCATAGTTAATTTAAATAAACTTTATATCTCATATATCAGTATCTAAGTCTAATATTAGCCAAGTTCCCAtttcttcaaatatatatatcagttTTGGAGGATCATACTTAACTACTCCTTCACGTAATTTTGGATAATGACCTTTCAAGTTCCTGATGAATAATTGATGTGGTTGAATTATATCTCTATATATGAGGACTCAATATAATGTTGAAAATAACATGTTGATGAATTAGGATTGAAACGAAAGGAAATGTGAATATATCGAAACATTGGGTATAATTTTTGCTCTTATATTCTTTCCCTTTCCTAATTCCTACTTCAAACCAAACACAATAAGGAAGAAAGGGAAAGCTAGCTTAAATTAAGGACCAAATTAGTTCTCATCAACACTTGCAATGGCATATACCCAAATGATGTTGTTGATTTAGTCGAATTGATTAGTTAACGGAGTACGAAACCTATGAAGATCGATGACATAAAGTAGCAAATTTTCATGGAAATTAAAAGAATTGATTTGAGACGAAAtaaggtgtgtttggtatgaaagaaaaatattttcgcTATCAAACACTTTCTAAAACTTAGAACACATTTAACAGATTATTGGAGAGAATATAAGGGAAGAAAGTCATTTAATTTCTccttttaatataaaatatttttggatgtTTGATTACCAGaaaaaaactaattattattttttagaaaatatgtgCCTTCAAATCAAATACATAGTTTAATCTATAAGTACTATGATATCTACTAACCTGGTCTGCTTCAGGAGGAGATGAGATCTCTTGTGCTCTTACCAtttgaatagaagaaaataGACTTTTCAGATCTCTTATATCTAGAAACGAAGATCTctgataagaaaaaaaaaacataaaactaaaaataataattgtaaaGAGCTAGAAAACCATTTGTTGTAGTTCATAGTACAGTAGGTGTTGATATTCAGATAATATCAAGTGAAGATCTACACCCAAAAGAAAAGTACAACTTTAATTGATCCTATAGAGAAATCAAACTTAAttgttagaaagaagaaaaaaaagagaatcaaacttgactttgaaaatcatggaTGTGTTTATTGTATATGTTTCCATTAGCAAAGATTAGGaaagaaataattataaaatcaagaagaaaattataattaaaaaccCTAATTAATCAAGATAGTTTCTTGGTTGAGATCCTCCTGCTTGTTGTTCATCACTAACTCTTTCTTGATTTACTTTTTCACCTTCACTCTCTCTATATCTATGCAAGTATCTCTTCAGCGCACCGTTATAATCATCAAACCCTAATGTTCTCAAAGCCCAACAGACGTCGTCGCCGTTCACCGTCTTCCGACGCTCTTTTCGACACTTGTCCGATGCTTCACCCGTCACAAATCCAATGAACTCAGACACACATTCTTGCATTGTTTCTTTTGCTTCTTTTGATATTTTAGCATTTGGTGGAAGAATATTTTTCATTATGCGACCAACGTTAGCTATAGGCAACAAACGATCTTGTTCCCTGCTGCTACCAACTCCTCCTTCATTGGTTGAAGAGCTTTCACCCCCAATGTTTTGAGACATTTTGTACTGTGTCAAATGGTAGAGAGACGTCTGTAAAATATATTCTATAGTCAAACTTGGTTTTCCAAGTATATATTGTTTGCCAATACTTAAAAATTGCCCATCACTTTCAAATAGGTACTGTGGAAATAATGTCATTGCTTTTAACCAATCAATGGATTAGATAGAGCCGAATTCAACACATAAATTTGTGGGTTTGACCtatgaaattttttattgttGAACTTATTGATATTTAAGATTATCGATTCaaattttggtaatttttatatataatttttttactcCATAAGAAATTACTTGAcaatatacatttttttcaGAAATAGGATGCCTTTGATCTGCTTAGACTGCCAATTCAGTATACTTTGATTAAGTTGTTACTTAGTTCGAATCACTTGAGTCCAAAGATCATTAGAGTCCGGTATTGTTTGAGTGTTCTGAAATTTAGATCCGAGAATGATATAGTAAATAAATGCTACAAGACAAAAGACTTcctgaaaaatgaaaatttggAGCAAAAGAATATAAGGTATTGTTCGGTACAAAGATTAATAACACAAAGATTAGTAATGCAGGGATTAGCTAGTAATGcaggatttatttttttattaagtcTTTGGTTCCTTGTTTTTCACCCAATTTTGTGTTTGGATTAAAACTTTACAAAAGTCTTTTTCCAATTATAACCTTGAAttattatgaaattttttattttgtaattgTGTCAAAGTAGATAATTGCcgaacaatattatttttttatggcATTCTAACTAgctagaagaagaagaattttgtCTCCATGTTTACTATTTTCTCATTTAAATTATTTGAGggcaataattattattttaataaattgatcACTCATAACATTAATTTTCAAATGAAGAGAGTACCATTATTACGTTTTAAAAGTAATACATTAACCAATAGAAAAACTTCACTCAAGCCCTAAAAGTAATACAACGGATATTGTTATCCATGTGGAAATATCGATAGTGATATCAACTAATATTCTTATATTGTGGCTAGAGTTTTGTACAATTATATCTGGCATATTCAtctttttcatcttttgttGCCACGTCATTGAGACACGAATACCTTCATATCTTTGGTTCACTAGATCTTTCCTGATGATTAGTATTAGGAATGAGTTAAACCAAACACAAAGCTATCTTGATCCCATGGACGCCAAATTGGTTATTGAGAATATGGGTGCAGTTGAATTTGTGTGATTCAAGAACATGCGTCTTAATTTAATTTGTTAGATTCAGTTATTAGAGCTCCGATGATAAAGCAAGCGAAAGAAAATCATATGAAGTTGTAGAGCCCCAACAATGACGGTTTGTAAAGTACTATGATCAATAATTGTTATCCACACAGAAATGTTATAGTGGTGtcaactaatatatatatatatatatatatatatttctttattatCGATCAGAATATTGTACAATCATATCtgcatatttatcttttttgtcCTTTCTTGCCACGTCATTGGAACATGAGTACCTCATAT
This window encodes:
- the LOC129884961 gene encoding nuclear transcription factor Y subunit B-5-like — its product is MSQNIGGESSSTNEGGVGSSREQDRLLPIANVGRIMKNILPPNAKISKEAKETMQECVSEFIGFVTGEASDKCRKERRKTVNGDDVCWALRTLGFDDYNGALKRYLHRYRESEGEKVNQERVSDEQQAGGSQPRNYLD